One genomic segment of Nitrospinota bacterium includes these proteins:
- a CDS encoding ferritin family protein, with amino-acid sequence MIDKDTAPLDALKIAFKRECETYDIYKKAAELVDAPGAREMFQFLAEEEEKHKRLIQQEMEKEIYKEM; translated from the coding sequence ATGATTGATAAAGATACAGCACCATTGGATGCCCTGAAGATTGCCTTTAAAAGAGAGTGTGAGACCTATGATATTTATAAAAAGGCAGCAGAACTCGTTGATGCTCCCGGTGCAAGAGAGATGTTTCAGTTTCTAGCAGAAGAAGAAGAGAAGCATAAAAGGCTTATCCAGCAAGAGATGGAGAAGGAGATATATAAAGAGATGTGA
- a CDS encoding NYN domain-containing protein produces MEILIDGYNLLNALPVLKRSSVSEEKKREYLIKILDSYQRLKGHQIVLCFDAYRGFSLFDMIDDSLGIRIIYTARGRTCDDYIKEFVEEEHREKRLHSEKLLVVTSDREIINYVQRFSIEAISSKEFYSRLEMAAKIKGKEEAEDDFKPWEKTTKKKGPSKRLSKRERKRRNLLKKL; encoded by the coding sequence ATGGAAATTTTGATTGATGGATATAATCTCTTAAATGCCCTGCCAGTGCTCAAGCGCTCATCTGTGAGTGAAGAAAAAAAGAGAGAATATTTGATCAAGATTCTCGATTCTTATCAAAGATTAAAGGGGCATCAAATCGTTCTCTGCTTTGATGCCTACAGGGGTTTTTCCCTCTTTGATATGATAGACGATTCTTTAGGTATCAGGATTATCTATACGGCTAGGGGAAGGACTTGTGATGATTATATAAAGGAGTTTGTGGAGGAGGAGCATAGGGAGAAGAGGCTCCATTCAGAGAAACTTCTGGTGGTGACTTCAGATAGGGAGATCATCAATTATGTTCAGCGCTTTTCTATTGAGGCTATCTCATCTAAGGAGTTTTATAGCCGTCTTGAAATGGCAGCGAAGATAAAAGGGAAAGAAGAAGCTGAGGATGATTTTAAGCCGTGGGAAAAAACAACTAAAAAGAAGGGTCCTTCTAAGCGGCTTAGTAAAAGAGAGAGAAAAAGAAGGAATCTCTTGAAAAAGCTATAA
- a CDS encoding epoxyqueuosine reductase QueH, with protein sequence MKNRITIKRPKLLLHICCAPDSTHVAHVLDEEYEITGYFYNPNIYPEEEYELRWGDLQKIAEEFNFNLLNPPYDPDIWFSLTKGLENEPEGGKRCERCFLMRLEKTAKIAKEKGYDIFTTTLTISPHKNANLINSLGRSLSEKYKADFLAADFKKQDGFKKSIELSKRYNLYRQNYCGCLYSKR encoded by the coding sequence ATGAAAAATAGAATAACAATCAAAAGACCAAAATTACTTCTGCATATATGCTGTGCTCCTGATTCCACTCATGTTGCTCACGTTTTAGACGAAGAATATGAAATAACAGGATATTTTTATAACCCAAATATCTATCCAGAAGAAGAATATGAATTAAGGTGGGGAGATTTGCAAAAAATAGCAGAAGAGTTTAATTTTAATTTATTAAATCCTCCCTATGACCCTGATATCTGGTTTTCTTTAACGAAGGGGCTTGAAAATGAACCTGAAGGAGGAAAGAGGTGCGAAAGGTGCTTTCTCATGAGATTAGAAAAAACAGCAAAAATAGCTAAAGAAAAAGGGTATGATATATTTACAACCACACTAACAATAAGCCCCCACAAAAATGCCAATTTAATAAATAGTCTTGGCAGATCTCTCTCTGAAAAATATAAAGCAGACTTTCTAGCCGCAGATTTTAAAAAGCAGGATGGCTTTAAAAAGAGTATAGAGTTAAGTAAAAGATATAATCTCTATCGCCAAAATTACTGCGGTTGCCTTTATAGTAAGAGATAA
- a CDS encoding rubredoxin: protein MDKYVCIACGYIYDPEKGDPDNGVEPGTLFDNLPDDWVCPTCGATKDMFEKA from the coding sequence ATGGATAAATATGTATGTATTGCATGCGGATATATTTATGACCCAGAAAAGGGAGACCCAGACAATGGGGTAGAGCCGGGAACCCTCTTTGATAATCTGCCTGATGATTGGGTATGTCCTACTTGTGGTGCAACTAAGGATATGTTTGAAAAGGCCTAA
- a CDS encoding radical SAM/SPASM domain-containing protein, protein MNFFRDFKFFCLDHSLLVRKTARFVKRMQKELRRPSLVSIELTNVCNANCIMCSRRYMTRRVHHMSLDLAKHIIDECKKEKIRSINLFWMGETILYPHLEEILEYIKAEIPNTKIGLNTNGEFLTQEKAKIILNSSISNLNFSIDGISKKTYESIRQNVSYEKVENNIHGFLKMRNSMGREDLKVGAFLIKMDKNSEEAKLFKDKWKPLVDKADTVAYWNWGGTQKDRALGDHKRRSIQTFNFPCQNLWKELVISNDGRATMCCVDYNITEEIGLINNNSIMEIWRGLAMQRLRKIHMQKRYKELEMCRDCNRFTFQMNSSWERMWA, encoded by the coding sequence ATGAATTTCTTTCGAGATTTTAAATTTTTTTGCTTGGATCATTCTCTCTTAGTAAGAAAAACAGCAAGATTCGTCAAGCGCATGCAGAAAGAACTGAGAAGACCCTCACTTGTATCAATTGAATTGACAAATGTATGCAATGCAAATTGTATTATGTGTTCCAGAAGATATATGACACGCAGGGTGCACCACATGTCTCTTGACTTAGCCAAACATATCATAGATGAGTGTAAAAAAGAAAAAATCAGGTCTATAAATCTGTTTTGGATGGGCGAAACGATTCTTTATCCCCATCTCGAAGAAATATTGGAATATATTAAAGCAGAGATACCCAACACCAAGATCGGCCTTAATACGAATGGCGAGTTTCTTACCCAAGAAAAGGCAAAGATTATCTTAAATTCTAGCATTAGTAATCTTAACTTTAGTATTGATGGGATTTCTAAGAAAACCTATGAAAGTATCAGACAAAACGTATCCTATGAAAAGGTTGAGAATAATATTCATGGATTCCTTAAAATGCGAAATTCTATGGGTAGAGAAGACCTTAAGGTAGGTGCATTTTTGATTAAAATGGATAAAAATTCTGAAGAAGCAAAATTATTTAAAGATAAATGGAAACCTTTGGTCGATAAAGCAGATACCGTTGCTTACTGGAATTGGGGAGGTACACAAAAGGATAGGGCTTTAGGGGATCATAAAAGGCGGAGTATTCAAACGTTTAATTTCCCCTGTCAAAATCTATGGAAAGAATTAGTGATAAGTAATGACGGAAGGGCAACCATGTGTTGTGTGGACTATAATATTACCGAAGAGATAGGCCTTATTAATAATAACTCAATAATGGAGATATGGCGGGGATTAGCAATGCAGAGATTAAGGAAAATTCATATGCAAAAGCGGTATAAAGAGTTAGAGATGTGCAGGGATTGTAATCGATTTACATTTCAGATGAACTCATCATGGGAGCGTATGTGGGCATAA
- a CDS encoding TIGR01212 family radical SAM protein (This family includes YhcC from E. coli K-12, an uncharacterized radical SAM protein.), with protein sequence MQNNKRYYDLNSYLKERFGCKVYKITVDAGLTCPNRDGRISKGGCIYCLSRGPRPQSINPPIPIKEQIIKGKEFLSKARRARKFIVYFQPYSNTYAPLEKLKKIYDEAFKFKDIVGISIGTRPDCVSDEILDLLEEYAKTYTVWVEYGLQSIHENTLKKINRGHGLKEFTDAVNKTRVRNIHICTHVIIGLPQEGREEVIETAKFLADLKIDGVKIHLLFVVDGTVLANMYNEGKIKILKMEDAVSLICDFLEHLHPSTVIHRLTGDPPRDKLIAPLWSLNKLKVINAVNKELKKRDSYQGIKLKPNFAAL encoded by the coding sequence ATGCAAAACAACAAGCGATATTACGATCTTAACTCCTATCTAAAAGAAAGGTTCGGATGCAAGGTATATAAGATTACTGTTGATGCAGGTCTTACATGCCCAAACAGAGACGGCAGGATATCCAAAGGGGGTTGTATTTATTGCCTTAGCAGAGGCCCAAGGCCTCAATCGATAAACCCACCCATACCAATCAAAGAACAGATTATTAAAGGAAAAGAATTTTTATCAAAGGCAAGAAGGGCAAGGAAGTTTATCGTTTATTTTCAGCCTTACTCTAACACGTATGCCCCTTTAGAAAAATTAAAAAAGATTTATGATGAAGCGTTCAAGTTCAAAGATATCGTTGGTATATCAATAGGCACAAGGCCAGACTGCGTGTCAGATGAAATCCTCGACCTGTTGGAAGAATATGCCAAAACCTATACCGTCTGGGTTGAATATGGGCTACAATCCATCCATGAAAATACATTGAAAAAGATTAACAGGGGTCATGGATTAAAGGAGTTTACTGATGCAGTTAACAAGACAAGGGTAAGAAATATCCATATATGCACTCATGTCATCATAGGGCTTCCCCAGGAAGGAAGAGAAGAGGTGATTGAAACAGCAAAATTCCTGGCGGATTTAAAGATTGACGGTGTAAAAATCCATCTCTTATTTGTTGTGGATGGAACCGTATTAGCTAACATGTATAATGAGGGAAAGATTAAAATTCTGAAAATGGAAGATGCTGTAAGCCTTATATGTGATTTCTTAGAGCATCTCCATCCTTCCACTGTAATCCACAGGCTTACAGGGGACCCTCCAAGGGATAAATTAATAGCTCCCTTATGGTCTTTAAATAAACTCAAGGTTATCAATGCAGTAAATAAAGAACTCAAAAAAAGAGACTCTTATCAAGGAATAAAGCTAAAACCAAATTTTGCAGCATTATGA
- a CDS encoding DsrE family protein has protein sequence MKKVAYLITRNGTRELIEGCLLSTISKGSHGAKVLALHFAEDGVYHLIKGTTTGEKIEKAIKEQGVKVLACECSVENRNIKDKIIDDVDMGHFADFYEAAAEADHVIAI, from the coding sequence ATGAAAAAGGTGGCTTATCTTATTACGAGAAATGGGACCAGAGAATTAATTGAGGGATGTTTACTTTCAACTATAAGCAAAGGGAGTCATGGTGCGAAGGTCTTGGCCCTCCATTTTGCCGAGGATGGAGTGTATCATCTCATAAAAGGAACGACAACCGGAGAGAAGATTGAGAAGGCAATCAAGGAACAAGGAGTAAAGGTCTTAGCCTGTGAATGTTCTGTAGAGAATCGGAATATCAAGGATAAGATTATCGATGATGTGGATATGGGTCATTTTGCCGATTTTTATGAGGCAGCAGCTGAAGCTGATCACGTCATTGCGATATAG